Below is a genomic region from Candidatus Methylomirabilota bacterium.
AACAGGGTGAGGAACAGCTTGGTGAGGAAGAAGTCCGACACGATGACGCCCATGGTCACGTGGACGACGGTCGCCGTCGTGGCGCGCCCCAGCCCCTCCGTCCCCCCCTGGGTGCTGAGTCCGTTGTAGCACCCGATGAGCGT
It encodes:
- a CDS encoding ABC transporter permease, with the protein product MGCYNGLSTQGGTEGLGRATTATVVHVTMGVIVSDFFLTKLFLTLFY